The window gcttACCACCttgcttgttttcctgtgaTTCTTTATTCCTGGAAACCTGTAAGTCTAATAAATCGGATCAATTCCACCTCTGAGTCtcctgtgccgtgcatgtgggtttGATTCGTCCGCCCGCCTGATACATAgaaagcttttgaagtctgatagCAAACCTATCTTAAATCATGGTAAGGTTCCTGCTTTactggacgttgttctgctgcctacagctaatgctgtttgtaaatgtCTGACTCACATCATCActgatgactttgtttctgccgacatgaagctgcagacgctgctgcaaagGTTGACAGCCCCTCcgtctcctcatcctcgtttcctctcctcatcctcattccTCGACCTCATTCCCTGGCACCCACAAATGATGGGGGTCAGCCGAAAatagaccacccaggcagacgatccacgtaaaaccggaccccccacactccaaccgcaccacacgcatacaaactaaCATAgatacagacgcacacacacacacacacacacacacacacacacacacacacacacacacacgtacatcaacacacaacaacccacacacaccacaaactctctcacaacgaGCTGaacaatcatacgtgaaccaatgcactctcagatgcATTCTCGaacccacaccatttgcttcATCTCATtagtggggagggtaggtctccggcctgccgcccatgtggcctcaggcagggaccgcagcttctcccgagccccgcccaccccccccccaacccgggagaagcagagggcagcagaaaaggcaccccagaaccctgcaacccagcttggacgtgagtgtgtggaactagagtgcactgaaagtgggggacgcctccaggagcacgaccactggctgacggtgtgaccCCGACAGTGCCCCTccaccctaaatgtctattgtgcagttaaagctgtgtggtgatctctccaccagggccagtgggtgaGGCTACAACTGGCCTCACCCACTGGCCCCAGAAAGagcccttccaggtccttctgacgacccacatgGCCGTGAAGGTTGCAGAGAGAGCGCCGTGGATctgctccatccactgcaggaaggtcccggatccgacagacgaccctccatctacatcccacaAACCACCACTAATGGAAAGAagtgagaaggacgaccctcgctgtgctcacacacgcactgaggcgaggcagcgttgaccgttcagctaaaggtgtgagccaagcgccgcctgaagctgcgccggtgaatcacaccatcagaccatacatctacacacacacacaaacacacacacaagcagccttgagttgccgacgctggacgacgtgtagactcttcacatcacgggagtgacagtgactcagacgacattgggaggaaacctggcggtgataacgaaccccaagtgtctctgtgatcagctgatcacaacctgaagaactccaacgaactgggaatacatcaacacacaggttggaaacaatctaacgctactgttcaacaggacgatgcagattgttacaagacatcaattgtaaccttgtgttagacttcattttatgttactgtgATTATTACCTGTGAtgttctatgtaactttacccACTACTTTTAAAGGAGAAAATTTCACACCGACACTGTTTTAATATCATTAAATATcatattcactgctacaatttagtgtttatccttcatctacagatagagtttataagacaacacaagcatcAGTACGTACCATCATTCTGCTCAATCCCTGATTCTCCATTCACTGTGACCCAAATGTacaaagatccgaaagcatgaaaaccAGCTCAAAATTACATGCAACAGAACCCTACATGACACTTATGActaacatacattaattgtcaCTTACAGTCGAACCTTTATCCCTAAGTCaattgcattttatgtgaaggtgcaTTTACATTAATGTGAAATCAAAAGCGGGaaatgtaatgggaaaaattgtgcctttgtgctttttcttatccaacacagtcatcatgtgctggttaggtgcaatactgaacattctcacgCAAAatactaatctcttgtgccctgtcgcacatcaagtttaaaacatctgatgttccatttgactgactagtAGTTTATGATCTGTGGGTGTCTTTTacaccctggtctctggctctctatctctctctatctgattcctcaccagacccaatGTCGTAAAAACCAAAATATCAAAatcaaatgcatcttgtcttcgaagcttggtgttccttcctttttgataacaagacacgatggtGCAGATGATGAGagtgtaaacattctcactcacagtgagataaggtggcacaaaccattcaattggtgcagagagacgttTCACTGgggccagagaaaggggttaaaaggcagaaacaacctgAAGATTGTGGGCTTGTTACTTCACACATCCATGTTTtcgatttgctttccccattatttttatttttataataaatcacacaaaagacaactctctcatctgcgtGTTTATAGGAAATGTCTACCACAGGAGGTAAGCCTGGAAAATAGAAGATATAGAGGTGGATCCGAGTCTGctggaagagaaggagatgaggTGGAAAAATACATTGATGTAAAGTATAGAGCGTATGGTAATAGGTTCAGACTCAAGGAGCTTATTGATAAGTATTAAACAAATGGAATCAGAAGCTAGACAAGATGTGGTGGTGGAATCTTAAACACAGTGCATTGAATAAGGAGGACAGGGGTGGTAGTGCAGTGTGTATGGATACCAGCACGTATAGGAATAGAGGGAAATGAACTAGCAGAAATACAAACAGGCCAAGAAAGCAGCGGGAAAAGAAAATGCATCCTGAAATAAAGTATAGTAAAGGAGAAATAAAGAGTATAGTTAAATTAAGAGCAGGAAGAATGGGATAGAGAGAGTGTTATGATTCCTGGGGCCGTTTtgtatttcctgctttattttgttagcttcctgtctttgtgtttttgttccgggGTCGCTCCTGGTCACATGACCCCGCAGCCGGATTCTATCTTGTAATAAATCAAGGTATAAAGGCTCTGGCACTCACCTCATACCTCTGCCAGGTTGTTGCGTGATAtccaccacattccagcatATCCTTGATTGATTACTTAGCTCGAGATCGTGTTTCCGTCCCTGACTTCTGCCTGTACCGTTGCCTTGAACGCTGGTAACGTATCTGATTGTCTGACTCTGAGAAAGCCTGCTCCTCACCTGGTACCTTTGCCGGGTCGAACTGTTACCGAACTCCTGCCTGTCGCTGGACCCGATTGAGCCTGTTCCTCCAGTACTTACCATTCGATATTTTTCTGTGTacgacctggaccgtctgtactAACCATTGTGGAATAAAGACTAAGCATTCTACGTTAACGATACGTGTCTCCTGTTGTCCgccttgtgcatgtgggtccgacatctgccaaAGTCCGACAGAGAGTAAAGGAACTACATACAACCTACAAAGGAAAGTGGGAACACTAATAGGATGCAATGGGAATAGGGGATGATCTGATGAGCAGAATGAGGTTTGGGCGTAAAGATCTTATTAGCACAAAGAAGATACTTAAAAAGCATGAGACAGAGTGTGAATGTGGAGCGGAACAAACAGTAGAGCaggtaatagtaataataagtaataataaaagtaataatattGAATATAATATTGAATTTGAAAGCACTGTAGGACACAATCTaccataaaaaaacaagaagaagaaataaattgTAAATGAGATCCATACACGCAGGTTCAGGATGATGATGTTTTAATAAGACAAAAGCACTTTTAATCATTTCAATTTAGAGCAGAGATCTGCCTGAAGACGtgttaaaaatttaaaatatcTAAAGATCAAACTtcacactttgtttgttttgacctGAGGACTGGTCTTTGACTGGTTTCAAGCACAAGTGAGTCATCCAGTTTTAGCTGCTTTCTCACAGATGCTTCTTTGAGGGAAATCACAGGATCTGTCAAACCAAGACTTCAGGTCTGTAGCTCCTCCTTGTGCTCCCATACTAGCACAGTGCTCTCCAGCAGGATTTTCTTCAGTCCAGTTGTTTGGTTCATTTTTGTACCAAAAGGACAAACTGGGAAATGTTCAGGATTAAAAACAACTTCAGACAAATTTATATCTTGATGTTGAAAATGAACTGTTAAAACCCATCAGTCCAACCTTGTGTTCAGAGGTGAGTCGTCCACCCACAACCATCTGCCTGCTTCCTTTGAGTCTGTCAGTCCGATCCAGAACCAGTCAAAAATAAGACTCCCTTTTCCTCCCACTTTGTCGTCCAGGAACCTCTGACCAGGAAGAGATGGTGAAGTTTAGTGTGTGATAAAGTGTTCAGAgataaagctgctgcagtgtttctacCTGCTCCTCTTTACTGTTTATCTGGACCAGATCTGCTCCTTGAACTTTACAGACACTTCTGCTCTGGTCCCAGGTCAGTTTATAGGAGGAGAAATAATAACAGCTTCCTCCATGTTGATCCCAGCCTGGTTCACACGTTGGACATAGTCCAGCTTTGAACACATGAAAAGAAATGTTTCAGGTTAGTAATTGATAATATTTATCTTGGAAACTGAAAGTTTTCTCCTTCCTAGTTTTTCAATCAGCCTCCACTACTGTAACATGAGTTCATCACGTGACTCATGACTCCTCCATCATTTAGTTTCTATAACTCACTGGTTTTGGCTTCAGCAGGTTTGGgtctgatcagctgttctgagGTGCAGGAGCTTAATTCAGACAGTTTCTCTGTGATGAGACAGGAAAAGACAGATTTATTCAGACGTTCATCAGCTTTAATCCTCTGACTCTGGTTACtgtagaacatgagctgctactAAATGAATGAGTGACTGAATCATCACTGTTTTCTGAACAGCGTGAGACTAAAAGCTCAACATTTTTTAACTTTACCTGTCAGATTTTTCCTCATTGCTTCATTTTCATCCTTCAACGTTTGCAGATTTTTATTGGtttgaaaatgtgcaaaagctGATTAAGAAATCAAACAGTGGTTAAAGGTCAATGAGTGAATGAAGTGTAATAAAAGTCAGAAACTAAAGTGAACAACTTGACTAAGAACAAACTCACAGAGACGGTAAATAACAACGGCAGCAGCTGCCAGCAGAGcactgagaagcagcagggCCACTCTCTctgatctgacctttgaccccgtgtTGAACTCTGCTTGTTGggaggcagcagcttcacctgttgGACACATGGAGGAGAATGGACACGATGACATGAACCTCAGCGTCTCTGTTTCTTGTTCTTCGTCAGGTTTGATGTTGCAGagccttttcttcctccatctcctcagaCTAATTTCACCTGGTGTCTCCTCCTACTGAGGCCTCTGACGTCTCCTCCTACATGACGACCCACCAACCCTCTGCTTTGATTCTCTGCCAGCTGTTTCTGGATTCTGGGCCTCGTGGTCTGTGTCTGACTGACGGATGCAGAACCTCCTGTGGGGTTTGTGGACCTGTGGTTTCTATTGGTGACTGGTACAATGATTTGTGAAACCAATATTACCAACATGCTCTCAGTTTTTTAGCAAGTGCTCATGTTTAATTTCTACATCTTGTGACTGAGATCACTTCCTGATCTACATCCTTGTTAACTGTTCACTGAGTCCTTGGTTTTACTAAAACTTCTAGCCAACGTTTCAAACAAACCTTCCTCATcagctcttccttctcctcattcttctcTCAATGTCAGAACCTTGTTTGTCAAAACTATTACAAAATGAActtcacacatttaaatttacaaaCCAGCAAACAAGAAGGAAGGTCTGTTTGAGATGCACAGAAAATACGACTTCATTATTAGACACAGTTACTTCTGTATTGATCGTCAACTACATGTTTATTTGGCTGCTGATTGTTTTACACCTTCTTAGTTTAGGCATAAAATCATCTTGTAGTGGTTTTACTCCAAAGATAATTAACCTCACAATTTATTTTTCTCCAAATCATGAAATCATTGAATGTCGTCTCATCTTTCTCTTTCCTTTATCTGTCGTGTGGTCATGAACCTTTTAACTTTCCCTCCATAAAAACCTTCAGTCAATGACTTGATTTTGAGGCTAATCTCAGTTTAATCTGATGGTTTTGTCTCTAACGGTTCCTCTTATTTTTCCACCTCATCCGTTTCTTTACCTTCTTTGTAGCTTTGTGCTCGGCTCATCGCTCTCAGTCTTCAGGATCCAGACTCCAGTTTTAATGGATGGAAGCTTTGTGTGTAAATCATAGTATTTGTTGTCACAGCAGTCAGTCATCAAGCATCTGTTAGTGTGACGTGTTGTTAGACTCACcttcagtctctgctgctgctgcgtttcaaCACTGAAGCATCAACACTCGTAAGTGAAGTGAACTGCGTCACCATCAGTTTGAGTGAGTTCATAGAACAACCCTTCctgtcagactcacacaggaaacagatgcttttaaagctttaatattaaaacacaggtttaaaCTGTGCATCTGTAACAAACATTTAACAGCAAGGTCACAAATATTTTTCATAAAATCTTTTAATTTATGTTCAAACTCAACAGTTTTAAATGTACAGATGTGGAAACGCTTCCACACTTTGGCTGATGAAGGTTTTACAGGACGTGTATAGATGATTATTAgtagaattaaaaaaagtaGTAGATTAAAAGCAGATCATTGAGTCACTAAgtaaatttgtttaattttaaagaTGTTTGGAGATAAAAATCCTGTTCTATTTCTACTTCATCTACAGTAACGTTGTAGTTACTGTGCATCcgtgccaccagggggcagtctggtttggttttgtttagtgTCCTCTTGTTTTGTTGTGGTGTCAGTCATTTCCTGTAGTTAATTTAATTGAGTTCACCTGTTTTAGTGGTTCTCCTCCGCCCCCCTGGATGGGAGAGTCATGGAGGCCATGCTGGTACGGACGCGTCCGAGAGGTGCAGTGCCGACAGAGAAGAGCTTTGGACCAGACATCGGGTGAGTGATGAGCACGAAGCAGGAGTTGAAACCCTAAAGTCTGGATCACTTCACAGCAGAtccctgtgttctgctgtaaaCCGAGCCTTGAACACATCATACATCCTACTTcaattcattttattcaaaacaaAGTACATTTCAAAGTGTTATAGTTCAGTTACTAAACACAAACTTGAAGCCTCCAGGTGACAAATAGTGATAACTGAGAAGAGAACAgcacatttataaaataaatacatcaaTATTTATACATTTAGTTCCAACGTGATCAAACTCACATTGGTTTGTTATTAAAGTATTAAGTTATTAAAACATGTGTGCGCACATTTTAAATTGGGTTTAAACTGGATTCAGACACAGATGAGTCGTTCAGTTTCAGCTGCTTTCTCACAGATGCTTCTTTCATGTGAATCACAGGATCTGTCAAACCAACACTTCAGGTCTGTAGCTCCTCCTTTTACTCCCATCCTCACACAGTGCTCTCCAGCAGCATTATCTCCAGTCCAGTTGTCTGGTTCACATTTGTaccaaaaagacaaactgagaaaaaattaaaaataacttcAGAGAAATCTATGATCTCAACATCaaggtataataataataataaaataatatataaaataataatataaacgaACTGTTAAAACCCTTCAGTCCAACCTTGTGTTCAGAGGTGAGTCGTCCACCCACAACCATCTGCCTTCTTCCTCTGAGTCTGTCAGTCCGATCCAGAACAAGTCGTCAAAACCATTCATTTTTCCTCCCACTTTGTCGTCCAGGAACCTCTGACCAGGAAGAGATGGTGAAGTTTAGTGTGTGATAAAGTGTTCAGatgagatgaagctgctgcagtgtttctacctgctcctcttcactgttTATCTGGACCAGATCTGCTCCTCGACCTTTACAGACACTTCTGCTCTGGTCCCAGGTCAGTTTATAGGAGGAGAAATAATAACAGCTTCCTCCATGTTGATCCCAGTCTAGTTCACACGTTCGACATAGTCCAGCTTTGAACACATGAAAAGAAATGTTTCAGGTTAGTAATTGTTAGTATTTATTTTGGAAACCCGAAAGTTTTCTCCTTCCTAGTTTTTCAATCAGCCTCCACTACTGTAACAGTTAAACACTAGCACACAGCCGCCAGgagaacacagagcagcagcagccgccgtctctctgtgacctttgacctccaacCTGACGCCTGTGGGTGGTAAACTGTTGAACAGGTCACAGATACAGACGTGAGGATCAGCTCATACAGGTGTGTTGTTGCTCCTCACTGGTCTCAGCTCACTGTGAGATGAAACACTCAGAACAGAACTGATGAGTTTCAGGAGCTGAAGTGTTTTATTCCACACGTCACCCATGAATGTGGACACATTTATACTTTCTAGATCAGAGAACATTAACTTCAGCTAAATGAATGTCTTGTATAgttggttgtgtgtttgtcacttCCTCTTCTGACCTCAGTTCAGTGTCTGGAGATAAACATCCAGGATGTCATTGTCATATAGACGTGACTGCAGCGTGTTTAAGTCACAGGTCTGACCACATGTGGCACATTCTCTATATTTAACACCTTGCGACCACACATATTTCCAGTCACACATGTGCATCGCGTCTCAAACTAATTGGTGTCTGAAGGTTATAGCTGTAGAACGACAACTGAATAGACAAATATTCCACAATGTGAGCGTTGCAGAATCAAACACTGAATGCATCCACCTGCCAGCTCCACCGCCTCAGCTCCTGAGAGCTTCACTTCAGAGCAGGTGGTTTCATCTGCAACACACAACAGACTGATGCTGAAAGTTCCTCACTTGTTTACTGAGCACTCGTCAAGTTCAAAGTCTATGAGCTGAGGAAACACATGTTAAGATTAAGACTTTGgatctgttttattattattattatttattctttcaaacatgTGAAATAAgttgaaacaacaacacacataatCTCACACATTTACAAATAGGAGAACCATTGCCATTATTTGTCTGCCTACAGTCAGTGACAGGTTTAGTCTCACCTCTGTTTCCCTCCAATGCTGTGAACCTGACATCAGAGTAAACGACATCGGCTTCAGGCATTTTCTTGCTGTGATCAGCGGAGGATCTAAAGGAGAACTGGTGATGCAGCAGACTGATGTGCAGTCCTTCCTGTCAGACACAATGATGAGCTCATCTTCCTCCACGTCGTTTTCTCTTCACTTTTTCACAGTGACTGAAATGATTTGTTGCTAAAACGGGGAGCTTCATGTAATAGTTACGTCCTAAACAAAGTAATTTTATTTCACGTATTGacttcccgtgtatgaccctgcctgatctggacCCTGTAATCTGGAATAAACTCTCATTTATCATATATCggtctgt is drawn from Betta splendens chromosome 11, fBetSpl5.4, whole genome shotgun sequence and contains these coding sequences:
- the LOC114865620 gene encoding CD209 antigen-like protein C, which translates into the protein MSRAQSYKEGEAAASQQAEFNTGSKVRSERVALLLLSALLAAAAVVIYRLSFAHFQTNKNLQTLKDENEAMRKNLTEKLSELSSCTSEQLIRPKPAEAKTTGLCPTCEPGWDQHGGSCYYFSSYKLTWDQSRSVCKVQGADLVQINSKEEQRFLDDKVGGKGSLIFDWFWIGLTDSKEAGRWLWVDDSPLNTSLSFWYKNEPNNWTEENPAGEHCASMGAQGGATDLKSWFDRSCDFPQRSICEKAAKTG
- the LOC114865613 gene encoding CD209 antigen-like protein E isoform X6 — encoded protein: MSRVQTYKEGEAAASQQAESNTGSKVRSERVALLLLSALLAAAAVVIYRLSFAHFQTNKNLQMLKDENEAMRKNLTEKLSELSSCTSEQLIRPKPAEAKTTGLCRTCELDWDQHGGSCYYFSSYKLTWDQSRSVCKGRGADLVQINSEEEQRFLDDKVGGKMNGFDDLFWIGLTDSEEEGRWLWVDDSPLNTSLSFWYKCEPDNWTGDNAAGEHCVRMGVKGGATDLKCWFDRSCDSHERSICEKAAETERLICV
- the LOC114865613 gene encoding CD209 antigen-like protein E isoform X4 — translated: MSRVQTYKEGEAAASQQAESNTGSKVRSERVALLLLSALLAAAAVVIYRLSFAHFQTNKNLQMLKDENEAMRKNLTMLKDENEAMRKNLTEKLSELSSCTSEQLIRPKPAEAKTTGLCRTCELDWDQHGGSCYYFSSYKLTWDQSRSVCKGRGADLVQINSEEEQRFLDDKVGGKMNGFDDLFWIGLTDSEEEGRWLWVDDSPLNTSLSFWYKCEPDNWTGDNAAGEHCVRMGVKGGATDLKCWFDRSCDSHERSICEKAAETERLICV